One Streptomyces sp. B21-105 genomic region harbors:
- a CDS encoding flavin-containing monooxygenase, translating into MPSTPQQNPSAPTIVIGAGPHGLAAAALLRRSGVPAVILERSDRVGASWAQRYDHLRLHTTPGTSWLPGLSVPRQAGPWVSRDDYVRYLESYVAHHRLDVRVTTLVQRIERAEPGSGAQWLVHTPDGPVPAGAVVVATGRCHTPNVPEWPGRSIFTGTLLHSAHYRSPAPYRGRDVLVVGAGNSGTEIASVLAGAGAARVRIAVRTPPNILPRSSARWHAAGRLTEILPLAWRDRTSLLTQRLAVPDLTPRGLPRPCTGLYTRNAREGVNPVLDHGFVDAVRSGRVEPVAAVRAFDGPDVLLADGTRLQPDTVIAATGYQPNLHDLVGSLGVLNGDGQPLAVGAQTHPEASRLYFTGYTNPLTGVLRQAGIEARAIAHALRRETVRVPLPSPRVGGRTADPLHRGHASS; encoded by the coding sequence ATGCCCTCGACACCGCAGCAAAACCCCAGCGCTCCCACGATCGTGATCGGAGCGGGCCCCCACGGCCTGGCGGCCGCCGCGCTGCTGCGCCGCTCCGGGGTGCCGGCCGTGATCCTGGAACGATCGGACCGGGTGGGAGCGAGCTGGGCGCAGCGCTATGACCATCTACGCCTGCACACCACTCCCGGCACCTCGTGGCTCCCCGGCCTGTCGGTGCCGCGCCAAGCGGGCCCGTGGGTGAGCCGGGACGACTATGTGCGATACCTGGAGAGCTACGTCGCCCATCACCGACTCGACGTCCGGGTGACCACCCTGGTGCAGCGCATCGAACGGGCCGAGCCGGGTTCAGGAGCACAGTGGCTGGTCCATACCCCCGACGGCCCGGTGCCCGCTGGCGCGGTCGTGGTGGCCACCGGCCGCTGCCACACCCCGAACGTCCCGGAATGGCCCGGCCGTTCGATCTTCACCGGCACGCTGCTCCACTCGGCCCACTACCGCTCTCCGGCCCCCTACCGCGGGCGGGACGTCCTGGTGGTCGGCGCCGGTAACAGCGGTACCGAGATCGCGAGCGTCCTCGCCGGGGCCGGGGCCGCACGGGTACGGATCGCAGTCCGTACCCCACCCAACATCCTGCCCCGCTCCAGCGCCCGATGGCACGCGGCCGGCCGGCTGACGGAGATCCTCCCGCTCGCGTGGCGCGACCGCACCTCCCTGCTCACGCAACGTCTAGCGGTGCCCGACCTGACCCCACGGGGACTCCCGCGGCCCTGCACGGGGCTGTACACCCGCAATGCCCGAGAAGGGGTCAACCCGGTGCTCGACCACGGCTTCGTGGACGCCGTCCGGTCCGGGCGGGTCGAGCCGGTCGCAGCCGTCCGGGCGTTCGACGGCCCCGACGTGTTACTGGCCGACGGCACCCGACTGCAACCCGACACGGTCATCGCCGCCACCGGGTACCAGCCCAACCTGCACGACCTGGTCGGGTCCCTTGGCGTACTCAACGGGGACGGGCAACCCCTCGCCGTAGGGGCACAGACCCATCCCGAAGCCTCGCGTCTGTACTTCACCGGTTACACCAATCCCCTCACGGGTGTCCTTCGTCAGGCCGGCATCGAAGCGCGCGCCATCGCGCACGCGCTACGACGCGAGACGGTGCGAGTCCCCCTTCCCTCCCCCCGCGTTGGCGGCCGCACGGCCGACCCACTCCACAGAGGGCACGCTTCGAGTTGA
- a CDS encoding ABC transporter ATP-binding protein has translation MTTRHRPRLRISGVGKAYGGRQILRDVDLDVPAGTMVGVVGENGAGKSTLLQIAVGHLVPDRGTVTRTGAVGYCPQQAVLNDAFTVGQHLRLFQMAYRLPTLARAGELMELLALTGCRRQQVGELSGGTRQKLNLLIALMHDPQLLVLDEPYQGFDWDTHQRFWALAADLRDQGRSIIVVSHLLHDLHHFDAIAHLRQGRLHYEETDR, from the coding sequence GTGACGACGCGCCATCGGCCACGGCTGCGGATCAGCGGAGTCGGCAAGGCATACGGCGGCAGGCAGATCCTGCGCGATGTGGATCTCGACGTGCCTGCCGGGACGATGGTGGGAGTCGTCGGCGAGAACGGTGCGGGCAAGAGCACTCTGTTGCAGATCGCCGTGGGACATCTTGTGCCCGACCGCGGAACGGTGACAAGGACCGGGGCGGTCGGGTACTGCCCACAACAGGCCGTACTGAACGATGCGTTCACCGTCGGACAGCATCTGCGGTTGTTCCAGATGGCCTACCGGCTGCCGACGCTGGCGCGCGCCGGCGAGCTGATGGAGCTGCTGGCGCTGACCGGTTGCCGGCGTCAGCAGGTCGGCGAACTCAGTGGCGGAACGCGGCAGAAGCTGAACCTCCTGATCGCTCTCATGCACGATCCGCAGTTGCTGGTCCTGGACGAGCCCTACCAGGGTTTCGACTGGGACACTCATCAGCGGTTCTGGGCCCTGGCCGCCGATCTGCGTGATCAGGGCCGGTCGATCATCGTGGTTTCGCACCTGCTGCACGACCTGCACCACTTCGACGCGATCGCTCATCTGCGCCAGGGGCGTCTGCACTACGAGGAGACCGACCGTTGA